From one Gallionella capsiferriformans ES-2 genomic stretch:
- the murG gene encoding undecaprenyldiphospho-muramoylpentapeptide beta-N-acetylglucosaminyltransferase, whose translation MNRSILIMAGGTGGHIFPALAVADQLREQGWQVTWLGAPNSMEADLVPKHGYPMSLVRFSGLRGNGWVRKVMLPLNLIIALWQSAVAIFRHRPDVVLGMGGYITFPGGLMAAILHRPLVIHEQNSVAGLSNKVLARLATRVMTGFPAVLPKAQWCGNPVRSVIADIPAPADRYAARTGRLNVLVVGGSLGARALNEVMPKVLALLPTEDRPIVVHQTGKQHHSTVTQLYKEADVEADVLPFIGDMAAAYAAADLVICRSGALTVAELAAAGVASILVPFPFAVDDHQTHNARFLSEQGAAILLPQTELSAAGLAKQLMELSREKLLTMAQQARSLAKTDAAGDVANICKELAQ comes from the coding sequence ATGAATCGTTCAATATTGATCATGGCAGGCGGCACGGGCGGGCATATCTTTCCAGCACTCGCGGTGGCCGATCAGCTGCGTGAGCAAGGCTGGCAAGTGACCTGGCTGGGCGCACCGAACAGTATGGAAGCGGATCTGGTGCCAAAACACGGCTATCCGATGTCGCTGGTCAGATTTTCCGGCTTACGCGGCAATGGATGGGTACGCAAGGTGATGCTCCCTTTAAATCTGATCATTGCACTCTGGCAAAGCGCGGTTGCCATTTTCCGCCACCGGCCGGATGTCGTGTTAGGTATGGGCGGCTACATCACGTTTCCAGGTGGACTGATGGCCGCGATATTGCATCGGCCGCTGGTGATACACGAGCAGAACTCGGTCGCAGGGTTGAGCAACAAGGTGCTGGCGCGTTTGGCCACACGAGTGATGACAGGCTTTCCCGCTGTCCTGCCTAAAGCGCAGTGGTGCGGGAATCCGGTGCGTAGTGTCATTGCCGACATACCAGCGCCTGCCGACAGATATGCCGCACGCACAGGTCGATTGAATGTACTGGTCGTCGGCGGCAGTTTGGGTGCGCGCGCGCTCAATGAAGTGATGCCAAAAGTGCTGGCGCTGTTGCCGACTGAAGATCGACCGATTGTCGTGCACCAAACGGGCAAGCAGCACCACAGTACGGTGACGCAATTGTATAAGGAGGCGGATGTTGAGGCTGATGTGCTGCCGTTTATTGGCGATATGGCAGCCGCCTATGCTGCCGCAGATCTTGTGATTTGCCGCTCGGGTGCGCTAACGGTGGCAGAACTCGCGGCGGCCGGTGTGGCCAGTATTTTAGTGCCGTTTCCATTTGCGGTGGATGATCATCAGACCCACAACGCACGCTTTTTGAGCGAACAGGGCGCGGCAATCTTGCTGCCTCAGACAGAACTTTCTGCTGCGGGGTTGGCAAAACAGTTGATGGAACTCAGCCGTGAAAAGTTGCTGACGATGGCGCAACAGGCGCGAAGCCTCGCTAAGACGGATGCGGCAGGGGATGTGGCAAATATATGCAAGGAGTTGGCGCAATGA
- the murC gene encoding UDP-N-acetylmuramate--L-alanine ligase has protein sequence MRHKIKQIHFVGIGGSGMNGIAEVLFNLGFSVSGSDLAENAATARLRELGVSVAIGHSEVNLTRADVVVVSTAVSQDNPEVVAARARHIPVVPRAMMLAELMRLRQGIAVAGTHGKTTTTSLTASVLARGGFDPTFVIGGKLNSSGTNAKLGTGEFIVVEADESDASFLYLQPILAVVTNIDEDHMETYGHDFAKLKQAFIDFIEHLPFYGRAMVCVDDANIREILPRVTKPVTTYGFSEDAQIRAINVRHEGGKMCFTAQCRQNGTPRDLVITLNLPGRHNVLNALAAIAIALEIGVADDAIIAALDEFEGVGRRFQRYGEIALPEGGRFTLIDDYGHHPVEMAATLAAVRGAFPGRRLVLAFQPHRYTRTRDLFEDFVKILCGVDALLLAEVYAAGETRLVAADGRAMMHALRLAGQSEAIFVEHIADMPQSIMQWARDGDVVVTMGAGSIGNVPGAVKQMANT, from the coding sequence ATGAGACACAAGATCAAACAAATTCATTTCGTGGGTATCGGCGGCTCGGGCATGAACGGGATTGCGGAGGTGCTGTTCAACCTGGGTTTTAGCGTGAGCGGGTCTGATCTGGCTGAAAATGCGGCAACAGCGCGACTGCGCGAGTTAGGGGTTTCCGTTGCGATCGGACACAGCGAGGTGAATTTGACCCGCGCCGATGTGGTGGTGGTCTCGACCGCTGTGAGTCAGGATAACCCTGAGGTGGTCGCCGCACGGGCTCGGCATATTCCGGTTGTGCCGCGCGCCATGATGCTGGCCGAATTGATGCGTCTGCGTCAGGGAATTGCCGTGGCCGGCACGCACGGCAAGACCACGACCACCTCGCTGACCGCCAGTGTGCTGGCGCGCGGCGGTTTCGATCCGACCTTCGTGATCGGTGGCAAGCTCAACAGCAGCGGCACGAACGCGAAGCTGGGCACCGGTGAATTCATCGTTGTCGAAGCGGATGAGTCAGACGCCTCCTTTTTGTACCTGCAGCCGATCTTGGCCGTTGTGACCAATATCGATGAAGATCATATGGAAACGTACGGGCACGATTTTGCAAAATTAAAGCAGGCCTTTATTGATTTCATCGAGCACTTACCGTTTTACGGACGTGCGATGGTTTGCGTGGATGACGCGAATATCCGCGAGATTTTGCCGCGTGTAACGAAGCCTGTGACGACCTATGGTTTCAGTGAAGATGCGCAAATACGTGCCATCAATGTCCGGCATGAGGGCGGCAAGATGTGTTTTACCGCGCAATGCAGGCAGAACGGTACGCCGCGCGATCTGGTTATCACGCTCAATCTGCCGGGACGCCATAACGTATTGAATGCACTGGCGGCCATCGCGATTGCACTGGAAATCGGCGTAGCTGACGACGCAATCATTGCTGCACTGGATGAGTTTGAAGGCGTCGGCAGGCGTTTTCAGCGCTATGGCGAAATCGCCTTGCCTGAGGGTGGACGTTTTACGCTGATTGACGATTACGGCCATCATCCGGTGGAAATGGCCGCTACCTTAGCTGCCGTGCGTGGCGCATTTCCCGGTCGCCGTCTGGTACTGGCTTTCCAGCCGCATCGCTATACCCGCACACGCGACTTGTTCGAGGATTTTGTCAAAATTCTGTGCGGTGTGGATGCGTTGCTGCTCGCTGAAGTCTATGCGGCAGGCGAGACGCGTCTGGTTGCCGCCGATGGACGGGCCATGATGCATGCCTTGCGTCTGGCCGGGCAGAGCGAGGCGATTTTTGTCGAGCATATTGCGGATATGCCGCAGTCGATTATGCAATGGGCGCGTGACGGCGATGTCGTGGTCACGATGGGGGCAGGTTCGATCGGCAATGTGCCGGGGGCGGTTAAACAGATGGCCAATACATGA